The Prochlorococcus marinus XMU1408 region AGATTCGTCATAAAGTATTCATGGAATTATCAGATCTTTATGAATTGGATAATTGGTCAGAATGATGTTTGATTTTAAAAATATTCAGAGTAAAAAATTATCTTTAGTTTTTGGCATTATATCTAAACTTAATATTAGATTGTTGATAACATTAATTTGTTTAGGATTTATTGGTAAATCAGTATACGATAACTTTGAGGCTTTAGCTGATCAGAATATTGGAATAGAAGAGCTAGCATGGTTATCAGGAGGAATTCTTTTTAGTTTATTTAGTATAATTATTAATGCCTATGCCTGGAAGTTATTGATCAATAGTATTGGTTGTAATAGTAATAATTTGAAAATAATTAAAATATTTATAAATACAAATATTTATAAATATTTGCCAGGAGGAATATGGCACTTTGCATCAAGATATAATATTTTGCGAAAAAATTTTTCAAAACAAAAGTCAGCAGAATCAATTGTTTTAGAACCGTTGCTGATGATGGTGGCTGCTTTGATTGTTATACCTTTTGGAGGCTTTAATATATTTCTTTTCATTCTCTGCTGGTCATCTACCTTGCTTTTTCTTCCTGGACTTAGAGAGATTATTATTAAGAAAATGAAGACTATGAAGGCTTCTATTTTTAATAGTGATAAAGGAAACGATAGGACTCTGATTGAAAACAAACAGAATATTGCTACAAAAATATTTTATCCATACAAACCACTTTTTGTAGAGGTGATATTTATTTTGGTTCGTTTCCTTGGCTTTTTTTGTTGTATGAATGCTTTTTCTATTGGATCATTATTTTCTCAACTTGAATTAATATCTTACTTTTCTTTAGCTTGGTTAATTGGCCTTTTAGTTCCAGCAGCTCCAGGGGGAATAGGTGTTTTTGAATCTATAATTTTGTTTTGTCTTAGTGCACAGTTATCAGAAGCTCCTCTTTTGGCTTCATTGCTCTGCTATCGCCTTGTCTCAACAGTCTCTGATATACTCGCAGCTTTACTTTACCCAATTAAAAAGTTATTTAAAGCTTAAATTGTATTTTAATTATTTCTATTATTTAAGCTTGGGATCAAGGCTAAAGAAGCAATTAATCCAAGACAAATTATTATTAATGAAGGGAAGATAGATTCTGCTACTCTTTCATCTCCTGCATATTGAAATATTCGTACTGAAAGAGTATCAAAATCAAATGGCCTTAATATAAAAGTTAATGGTAATTCTTTTATTGTGTCAACAAATACAAGAAGTGCACCCACAATCATAGGCCCTCTGAGAAGAGGCAAATGTATTTTAATAAGAACTTCTGGCCAGCTTTTGCCAAGATTAATAGCTGCGTTATCAATATTTGGTGAAATCCCCTCAAAGCCAGCATCAAGCCCACCTTTGGATACAGCTAAGAATCGGATACTATATCCCCAGATTAGTAGACTTAATATGTTGATTTGCCATATATTTCCATTGAATGAAATAATAGCTAGTGCTAAAACTGATCCAGGTATTGCATAACCAATACTTGATAAGAAGGTTAATAAATTGAGCCATTTATGATTTTGCCATCTTTTAGAAATTGACAAAATTAATGATATAAATATTGTTATTAATGCAACAATTAAGCCTAAACTAAAGCTTCTAACAGTTAAACCAATTAACTCAGTATTAAATCCTTGATTCATTTGATCAATATTTGTTATTGCCCATGTAATTGGGATCCCTAAGGTAAGTATTGGAGGTGTAAATGTTATTACTTGAGCGAGAAATAGATTTATGCCTTTTAGTTTCCATTTGGGGGAATCCCCACCGATTATTCCATCAGTCCATCTTTTACTTCTTTCTCTTGATTTGCGTTCAATAGAAATCAATATGAAAACTAAAATCAAAGTAAATAAAGCAAGAGCGATTGCGCCTGAGGGTTCACCTTCTTCTATCCAACTCTCAATGATTCCTGCTGAAATACTTGGTATATTTAAGAGTTGAACAGCACCTAACTCATTTATAATTTCCATAGCCATTAAAGCTAAACCGGCAGTAATTGAAGGGATTGCTATTGGTAGAGATATTTTAAAAAAACTTTTCCAAGGACCTATTCCAAGAGTTCTGCATGCTTCAATTTGCTTTCTACCACCTTTTTCAAAACTTTCAGAACTTAGAAGAAATACATATGGATAGGTTGTAAAGGCCATTATTACAACACCCCAAAACATCCCTGTAATCCTGATGGAGTTGATACTGCCTAAGTCAATGAATGTTGCAGCTAATAAATAAGCTGGGGTTGCAAAAGGGATAAGTTGAAAAATTCTAAGTATTTTTCTGCCTTTAAAGTTGCAATTAGCTAAAATCCAACCATTTGTTATACCTAAAAATCCTCCTAAAGTTAGAGAAAAAACTAATAATAATAGCGTTCCTTTTATTTCATTAAAATTGTCTTTTGTTAGATAAACAGAACCTTTTTGAATACCATATAGTCCTTCCGATATAAGGCTAAATAAAGGCCATAAAATGAAAAAAGTTAATAATATGACTAGTATTTTTAATATAAATCGACTATCTTTACATTTGACTAAAGAAGAGAAAAATATAATATTTCTTTTCTTCTCTTTACTCTTTTGAAGCAAATTAAGCATTTAAACTTCAATCCTATTAGTGGACTTATTTTGTTCTTTTTCAATGCATGCATATAATTGAGAAAGTAGTTTCTCACTGTCTAATTCTTTCCCAATGAAGACAAGTTGATTATTTCTTTCTTCACCCCATTCACTGTCATCAATAGAAATTCTTTTACCTGCTAAATGAAATACATGTCTTCTTTCGCTTTCATTAAACCAGAGGATCCCTTTAGCTCTGAAAACATTGCTTTTTAATTGATTATCTAGAAAATATTGGAATTTCCTAAGAGAAAATGGTTCCTTAACTTGAAAAGAAATAGAAATGAAATCTTCAATTTGATTATCATCTTTTTTTGAGTGATCATGATGTTTATGAGAGTGTTGATGATCATGATGTTTATGAGCGTGGCCATGATTATCATGGCCTGATTCCTTTTGATTTATCAGATCGATCTCAAATAGACCAACACTTAATAATAGGTTGAGAGGAATATTCCCTTTAATACTTTTTAAAATTCTCGCATCGTTTTTTATTTCTTTTAATTTAGTTATAGTTTCTTCTATATTTTCATTGGTTACTAAATCACAT contains the following coding sequences:
- a CDS encoding CobW family GTP-binding protein, which encodes MNKSESNSKEKIISKTNIPITIISGFLGSGKTTLLNHILTNQKGIKTAVLVNEFGEIGIDNELIIKTEEEMIELTNGCICCSINGELVGAIEKLIKVNKKIDYIIIETTGLADPLPVAMTLLGSELRDKTRLDSIITLIDAENFNDVALESSIGRSQIIYGDILLLNKCDLVTNENIEETITKLKEIKNDARILKSIKGNIPLNLLLSVGLFEIDLINQKESGHDNHGHAHKHHDHQHSHKHHDHSKKDDNQIEDFISISFQVKEPFSLRKFQYFLDNQLKSNVFRAKGILWFNESERRHVFHLAGKRISIDDSEWGEERNNQLVFIGKELDSEKLLSQLYACIEKEQNKSTNRIEV
- a CDS encoding lysylphosphatidylglycerol synthase domain-containing protein, which encodes MFDFKNIQSKKLSLVFGIISKLNIRLLITLICLGFIGKSVYDNFEALADQNIGIEELAWLSGGILFSLFSIIINAYAWKLLINSIGCNSNNLKIIKIFINTNIYKYLPGGIWHFASRYNILRKNFSKQKSAESIVLEPLLMMVAALIVIPFGGFNIFLFILCWSSTLLFLPGLREIIIKKMKTMKASIFNSDKGNDRTLIENKQNIATKIFYPYKPLFVEVIFILVRFLGFFCCMNAFSIGSLFSQLELISYFSLAWLIGLLVPAAPGGIGVFESIILFCLSAQLSEAPLLASLLCYRLVSTVSDILAALLYPIKKLFKA
- a CDS encoding ABC transporter permease; translated protein: MLNLLQKSKEKKRNIIFFSSLVKCKDSRFILKILVILLTFFILWPLFSLISEGLYGIQKGSVYLTKDNFNEIKGTLLLLVFSLTLGGFLGITNGWILANCNFKGRKILRIFQLIPFATPAYLLAATFIDLGSINSIRITGMFWGVVIMAFTTYPYVFLLSSESFEKGGRKQIEACRTLGIGPWKSFFKISLPIAIPSITAGLALMAMEIINELGAVQLLNIPSISAGIIESWIEEGEPSGAIALALFTLILVFILISIERKSRERSKRWTDGIIGGDSPKWKLKGINLFLAQVITFTPPILTLGIPITWAITNIDQMNQGFNTELIGLTVRSFSLGLIVALITIFISLILSISKRWQNHKWLNLLTFLSSIGYAIPGSVLALAIISFNGNIWQINILSLLIWGYSIRFLAVSKGGLDAGFEGISPNIDNAAINLGKSWPEVLIKIHLPLLRGPMIVGALLVFVDTIKELPLTFILRPFDFDTLSVRIFQYAGDERVAESIFPSLIIICLGLIASLALIPSLNNRNN